GCGTAACCGCGCCACCGTCGGCGCACGCTGGCTCGAACGCGGCGCCTACGCCTACTGCGGCTCCGTGCAGGAGCCGACGCTCTCGGCCTTCGTCCCCACCCCCGCCGTCGCCAAACGCCTCGTCGCGGGCGCGCCCTGGGCCGCCGCCGTGCGCCACGAGGGCACGCCGATCTGGCGCGTCGCCGTCATCGGCGACCCGCTCATCACCCTCGGCCCGCCCGCGCGACGCCTCGACGAACCTCTGCCGCTCGACGGCGCGGAAGACCTCGCCGAGACGACCAGGCGAGCCGCAAGCAAGACGGACTTCGAGGCGCTCGTCCGCTCCCTCTCGCTCTCGGGGCGCGACGCCGAGGCCGCGAGGCTCGCCGGCGCACTCCTCGCCGAGAAGCGCGAAGCCGTCACGCCCGCCTTCGCGCGTCACGCGCTCTATCCCGTCTTCCGCGCCGGCGCGGACGCCGCCTTCCTCGACCTCTACGCCCGCCTCGCCCCCGAAGACGCCGCCGACGGCGCGGCCCGCGACGCCCTCTGGTTCGTCGCCCGCCGCACCGTACCCCAAGGCGGCGACGCGCGCGATCACGCCCTGCTCTTGCTCCGGCAGCACGCCCGACCAGAGCAACTCGACGCCGACAACGCCGAACTCGCCGCGCTCGTCGGCGGCTAAGGCGCTCTCCCGCCGCTCGCCCCGGAATCCGAACCCCGCGCTCCACTGCCGCACCGCACGCGACCGATACCATCCCCGACGACGCCGGAGACCGCACCATGGCCCAGACGCCGAAACGGGCGCTCATCACAGGGATCACGGGACAGGACGGCTCCTTCCTCGCCGAGTTCCTCCTCGCCAAGGGCTACGAGGTCCACGGCATCATCCGGCGCGCCAGCAGTTTCAACACGGGACGCATCGACCACGTCTACCAGGACCCCCACCACAAGGGCACGCGCCTCTTCCTCCACTACGGAGACCTCTGCGACGCCAACTCCCTCGCCAAGCTCCTCGACCAGACCAAGCCCGACGAGGTCTACAACCTCGGCGCGCAGAGCCACGTCCGCGTCTCCTTCGACCTCCCCATCTACACCGCCGACGCCGTCGCACTCGGTGCGCTCCGCCTCCTCGAAGCCGTCCGCGACCACCAGCAACGCACCGGGCGGCAGGTCCGCTACTACCAGGCCAGTTCCAGCGAGCAGTACGGCCTCGCCGTCGAGACCCCACAGTCCGAGACCACCCCCTTCCGCCCCCGCTCCCCGTACGCCTGCGCCAAGGTCATGGCCCACTACGCCACCGTGAACTACCGCGAGTCCTACGGCCTGCACGCCTCCTGCGGCATCCTCTTCAACCACGAATCCGAACGGCGCGGCGAAACCTTCGTCACCCGAAAGATCACCCGCGCCGTCGGACGCATCCGCATGGGCCTCCAGGACAAGGTCTACCTCGGCAACCTCGACTCCAAGCGCGACTGGGGATACGCCGGCGACTACGTCCGCATGATGTGGACCATGCTCCAGCAGGACGAGCCGGACGACTACGTCATCGCCACCGGCGAAACCCGCTCCGTCCGCGATTTCGCCGAGGCCGCCTTCTCGCACGTCGGACTCGACTGGAAGGCCCACGTCGCCTTCGACCCGCGTTACCTCCGACCCGCAGAGGTAGACCTGCTGCTGGGCGACGCGACCAAGGCCCGCGCCCGCCTCGGCTGGTCGCCCACCACCACCTTCGACGAACTCGTCCGCCGCATGGTCGAGCACGACCTCGAACTCGCCCGCCGCGAACGCACCCTCACCGACGCCGGCCACGCCATGCCCGACTTCACGGGGCACGACCAGTAGACCGCGCCCCAGCGTTCACGCCGCAAACCTCACGGCGGCGGCTCGCTCGAACGCCAACGCGCCGCTTCCTCCTCACGCCCCGCGCCCTCGTACAGCGCGATCAACCTCTCCACCGCCGTGCGGGTCCGCTCGTGGCCCGCCCCCAGCGCGGCCAGCAGCACGCGGTGCGACTCCAGCAATCTCGGCTCCGCTTCGTCGAACCTCCCCATCGCCGTCAGGCACGCCCCGTACCCCCCCTCCACCACGCCGACCATCCAGTGCCCCGGCGGCAGCGCGGGCAGCATCGTCACACACCGCTCGTACAACTCCACCGCCCGCGCGAACCGACCCGCGCCCTGGTACGCCCCCGCCAGGTTGTACGCACTCACCAGCACGCCCACACTCGACGAACCGAGCGCCGCCTCCGTCGCCGATAGCGTGCGCTCGCCCAGCGCCAGCGACTCTTCCGTCCGGCCCGTCTCCGAGAGGAACAACGCGAAGTTGCCCATCACCGAGAGCGTCGTCTCATGCGCCTCCCCCAGCACACGCACCGACCGCTCCATCGCGTCGCGGTACAGCGCCTCGGCACGCTCGTGCTCGCCCGTCTTCTCCAGCGCGGCCGCCAGGTTGTTCGCGCACAGAATCGTCTCCGAGTCATCCTCACCGAGCCGCAGGCGCGTGATCCGCAACGCATCGGCCAGCAGCGGCGCCGCCTCCTCGGAGCGACCCATCAGGTGCAGCACGCCAGCCAGGTTCGACAGCACGTCGGCCAACTCGTAGTGATCGTCGCCCAGCACCGCCCGACCCCGCCGCGCCGCCTCCTCCAGCAGCACACGCGCCTCCCCGAGCCGACCGAGCTTCGCCCGCACCTGCCCCAGGTTCGTCAGCCCCGACACGACCACGGGATGGTCGCCGCCGAAGATCGCCCGGGCGAGATCGAGCGACTCCGCGAACGCCGCCTCGGCCTCCTCCAGCCGCTCCTGCCGGTTGAGCGTCAGACCCAGCGCGTTGAGCAGGTGCGCCGTGTACGGATGGTCCGCACCCAGCGCCCGGCGTGCGCGCTCCAGCGCACTCCGCGCCAGCCTTTCCGCCTCGTCGTACCGCCCGAGGTTCACCAGCACGGAGACGAGGTTGTTCTCGTTGTTGAGCGTGATCTCCGAGTCCTCGCCGAACCCCGCCCGCGCGTCCCGCACCGCAACCTCGTAGACCGCCGCCGCCTCGTCGTACAACGCCAGGTCGCTCAGGAGCGCGCCGAGGTTCGCGCGCGTCGCGATCGTCTCCCGGTGGCGCGTGCCGAGCGTGCGCTCGTAGGCGCCCAGCACTCTCCCGTAGAGCGAGCGCGACTCCTCCAGCCGCCCGAGGTCGTGCAGCGCGACCGCGAGGTCGTTCCCCGCCGCGAGCGTGCGCGGATCGTCCGCGCCCGCGTGCCGCGAGAGCAGCTCGTAGGCACGCCGCGCGTGACGCTCCGCCTCGTCGGGGCGCGCGATCGCGCGGTAGCCCTTCGCGATCGCGTGGCGGACCTCCGCCTCGACCTCCGGCTCGTCCGCCAGTTCCGCCCCGACGCGCGACGCCGCCCCTTCCAGCAAATCGCGCAGCATCGTCGTGTCGCGCGTACGCGCGATCTCGGGCTGCATCGCCGCGAAGATGCCCGCCAGGAACGCCCCCGCACGCTCCGCACGCGCCGCGTCGATCCGGGCACGGTCACGCTCCCGGCTCGCCTGCACGAATCCGGCCGACGCCAACGCCAGCCCAGCCACCAGCGCGAGCAGCGCCACCGCCCCGGCCGCCAGCGGCGCCCGACGCCGACGCGCGAACTTCCGAAGCCGGTACGACGCCGAGGGCGGACCCGCCTGCACTGGTTCGTCACGCAGGTGCCGCCGAACGTCCTCCCCCAGCGCGGCCGCCGTCTCGTACCGACGCGAGCGGTCCTTCTCCAGGCACTTCATCACGATCCAGTCGAGGTCGCCACGCAACGCCCGCGCCTCCGACCGCGAACCCTCACGCCCCCCCGCTCCCAGCGACGCCAGACGCGTGCTCGGCCTCGGCGGCTCCCCCTCTAGGATCATCCGCTGAATCTCGTACAGGCTGCGCGAGCGGACACCGGGCGTCTCGACCGGCACCGTCCCCGTCAGCAGCTCGTACAGCAGCACGCCGAGCGAGTACACGTCCGTCCGCGCGTCCACGTCCACGCTCGACGGGTCCACCTGCTCCGGCGACATGTACTGCGGCGTGCCGATCATCTGCCCCTGCTCGGTCAGCAGCGGACCGCCGAACGCACCCGCCGACAGCGCCTTGGCGATCCCGAAGTCGATCACCTTCGGGATCGGACCACCGTCCCCCGACGCCACCAGCACGTTGCCCGGCTTGATGTCGCGGTGAACGACCCCCTTGTAGTGCGCGTGCTGCACCGCATCGCACACGCGCGCGAACAACTCAAGCCGCGCGCGCACGGGCAGCGACCTCGACGCGCAGTACACCGTGATCGGCTCGCCCCGCACCAACTCCATCACGAAGTACGGCAGCCCCGGACGCTCGAACTCCGGCCCCGTCGTCCCGCCGTCCAGCACCCGCGCGATGCACGGGTGGTCCATCACCGCCAGCGCCTGACGCTCCGCCTCGAAACGCGCCACCACGCGGCGCGAATCCATCCCCGGCTTGATGACCTTGACCGCAACCTCGCGCCGCATCGGCTCCGTCTGCTCTGCCCGCCAGACCACCCCGAACCCGCCCTCACCCAGAATCTCAACCAGCCGGTACCGACCCACGCGCGAACCCGGCTGCCCCGCCGGCCCTTCCAGCGCGGTCTCGTCATCGCCCGGCGAGGGCAGGTCCGCCGTCGGCCAGTCGTTGCGATCAAACGGCATCACGCCAGCCTATCCGGGCCGCGGCTGGTTCACGGCATCCGGGCCGTTCGCACGGGCCGGACACGGGGAGCGAGGAGAGAGGCCCGGCGAGCGGCGCGGCCGCCCTGAAACCCGCACGCCGGGCTTCCGCTCGGCGGTGGGCGAAGAGAGGAGTGCGGGAGCGGGCGTCTATCGCAGGGCCGGGTTTCGTGTTCGCTTCCGGCCTGCCGCTCCACCTCTACAAGCGACAACCGTCCGCGACACTCACGCGCGCGATCGCCCTTTCCGCCCCAGCGGTCTCGGGTCGCTCTCCGGGATTCAGCCGTTGCTCAGTTTCTCGATCAGCCTTTCCCGCGCCGCATTCGCGTCCGCCGCCCCACCGCTCGCCTTCATCACCGCGCCGACCAACCGCCCGATCGCCGCCTGCTTGCCGGAACGCACGTCCTCCGCAGCCCGCGGGTTCTCCGCGATCGCACGCTCGCACCAGGCATCGAGCGCCGCGTCGTCCCGCACCGTGATCAGCCCGCGTGACTCGGCCACTACCCGCGGGTCCGCCCCCGCGTGCGCCGGCTCGCAGAGCAGGGCAAGAAGTTCATCCGCCGCCGTCGAGCCGAGGTCGCCCGCGTCGCGCATCGCCACGATCGCCGCGAGTTGCTCCGCCGACACGCCGAGCCGCGAGACCAGCGTGCTGCGCTCGTTCGCCAGCCGCGCCCCGTGCTGCAGCACGAACCCCGCCGCCAGACGCCCCGCCCGCTCGCGCGCCACGCCGCGCTCGACCGCACCGTCCGCCGCCGCGTCCAGAAACTCGCACACCTCGCGCTCCTCGACCAGCTGCGACGCCTCGGCGGGCGAGAGGTCGTAGCCCTCGCAGTACCGGCGCACTCGAGCGACCGGCAGTTCCGGCAGGCTCGCGCGCAGCCGCTCCACCCACGCCTCACCCATCGCCACCGGCGGCAGGTCCGGGTCGGGGAAGTAGCGGTAGTCCTCCGCGTCCTCCTTCTCACGCTGCACGTACGTCGCCCCGCGATCCGCGTCCCAGCCGCGCGTGGTCTTCTCGCCCGGGCCGTGCTCGCGCCCGTCAGCCACCCACCGCCGCGGCTGCTCCGTCAGCTCGTGCGAGATCGCGCCGTGCAACGCACGAAACGAGTTGAGGTTCTTCACCTCCACGATCGGCGTGTGCACGACACGCCCGTCACGCAGCGTGAGCCGGCAGTTCACGTTCGGCTCGAATCGCACGTGCCCGCGCTGCATCACGCCCTCCGTCACCCCGAGAAACCGGCACGTCTGCCGCAGCAGCCGCGCGAACGCCGTCGCCTCGTCCGCAGAGCGAAAGTCCGGCGCGGTCACGATCTCCAGCAGCGGCGTGCCGGCACGGTTCAGGTCCACGATCGAGAAGTCGATCGCACCACCCCCCGGCGCCTCGTGAAGCAGCTTGCCCGCGTCCTCCTCCAGGTGCGCACGGATGATGCCGATGCGCCGGGTCGCGCCCGCCGGATCGATCCGCCCCTGCGCGTCCGTCGCCGGCAGTTCGAACACGCCGTCGAAGCACAGCGGCAGGTCGTACTGGCTGATCTGGTACCCCTTCGGCAGGTCGGGATAGAAGTAGCTCTTCCGATCCCACCGCGAAAGCGGCGCGATCGTGCACCCCAGCGCCAGACCCACCAGCGCGGCCATCTCCACCGCCGCCCGGTTCATCACCGGCAGCGTACCAGGCAACGCGAGCACCACCGCGTCCGTCAGCGTGTTCGGCCCGGAATCGTGGAACTCGGGGTGCGCGGGGTTGGACGCACGCGTGAACATCTTCCCACGCGTCGCCAACTCAACGTGAACCTCAAGGCCGATGATCGGCTCGGTGGACACAACGTCAGCCATGGAACGAGCGGCCGCCATCGAAACATCGTACCAGCCTCGCGCCGAAACACGCACAACACCGTGAAAGCGGCGCATGCGCGGATCAGCACCCGAACCATCTCGCACCGGGGCGGAGTCTCTGCGCCCAGGGGCGGGAACTCGCAGCCCCCGGCTCCATCGTCCTCTCAGACTTCGCTCAGCGGGTCGCGGTCCGTCGTCGACACGACGATCTCGACCCCGGCCACCAGCGTGCGGAGCCGCTCCGCGAGGCGAGGCAGGTAGCCGCGCTCTGTGTTCGTGTGCCCCGCGAGCAGAACGCTCATGCCCGCGTGCAGTGCGCCCAGAACCGCGTGGTGCGTCATCTCGCCCGTGATGAAGGCGTCGCACCCCTCGCGCCGCGCCAGCGCAGCCAGGTCGCCGCCCGAGCCCGGCACGACGCCGAGCGTCGCGATCGGGCGGTCCTCTCCCACCAGCGCGACCTTGATCCGGGCGCGGTCGAGGAAGCCGCGCAGACGCTGGGCGAGTTCGCGCATCGTCGCAGGCCGGTCGAGCGTCAGCCGCCGACCGGTGCCCGCGCCACGCAACGGCTTGGGCACGAGCTCGTAGACGTCGAACGCCGGTTCCTCGTAGGGGTGAAACTTGCGCAGCGTGTCGATCGCCAGCGGCAGCGCCCGCTTCGAGCAGACCATCTCAAGTCGAAGTTCCGAGACCTCTTCCAGCCGACCCGGCGTCCCGACCGTCGGCCTCGCGCCCTCACCCGCGAGAAACGTGCCCGTCCCCGTCACTCCGAACGAACAGACCCGATACGCCCCGATGATCCCGGCCCCCGCCGAGGCGAGCGCATTGCGGACCTTCTCCGCCTCCGCGTACGGAACGAAGGTCACGATCTTCACCTCCTGCTCGGGGTCGCGCGCGCCGTGCGGCGTCAATGCCCGACAGTCCCCCTCCACCCGACCCTGCCCGCCGGAAAGCCCCTCGCACAGCCAGTCGGTCACGCCGCCCG
This genomic stretch from Synechococcales cyanobacterium CNB harbors:
- the gmd gene encoding GDP-mannose 4,6-dehydratase codes for the protein MAQTPKRALITGITGQDGSFLAEFLLAKGYEVHGIIRRASSFNTGRIDHVYQDPHHKGTRLFLHYGDLCDANSLAKLLDQTKPDEVYNLGAQSHVRVSFDLPIYTADAVALGALRLLEAVRDHQQRTGRQVRYYQASSSEQYGLAVETPQSETTPFRPRSPYACAKVMAHYATVNYRESYGLHASCGILFNHESERRGETFVTRKITRAVGRIRMGLQDKVYLGNLDSKRDWGYAGDYVRMMWTMLQQDEPDDYVIATGETRSVRDFAEAAFSHVGLDWKAHVAFDPRYLRPAEVDLLLGDATKARARLGWSPTTTFDELVRRMVEHDLELARRERTLTDAGHAMPDFTGHDQ
- a CDS encoding serine/threonine protein kinase — its product is MPFDRNDWPTADLPSPGDDETALEGPAGQPGSRVGRYRLVEILGEGGFGVVWRAEQTEPMRREVAVKVIKPGMDSRRVVARFEAERQALAVMDHPCIARVLDGGTTGPEFERPGLPYFVMELVRGEPITVYCASRSLPVRARLELFARVCDAVQHAHYKGVVHRDIKPGNVLVASGDGGPIPKVIDFGIAKALSAGAFGGPLLTEQGQMIGTPQYMSPEQVDPSSVDVDARTDVYSLGVLLYELLTGTVPVETPGVRSRSLYEIQRMILEGEPPRPSTRLASLGAGGREGSRSEARALRGDLDWIVMKCLEKDRSRRYETAAALGEDVRRHLRDEPVQAGPPSASYRLRKFARRRRAPLAAGAVALLALVAGLALASAGFVQASRERDRARIDAARAERAGAFLAGIFAAMQPEIARTRDTTMLRDLLEGAASRVGAELADEPEVEAEVRHAIAKGYRAIARPDEAERHARRAYELLSRHAGADDPRTLAAGNDLAVALHDLGRLEESRSLYGRVLGAYERTLGTRHRETIATRANLGALLSDLALYDEAAAVYEVAVRDARAGFGEDSEITLNNENNLVSVLVNLGRYDEAERLARSALERARRALGADHPYTAHLLNALGLTLNRQERLEEAEAAFAESLDLARAIFGGDHPVVVSGLTNLGQVRAKLGRLGEARVLLEEAARRGRAVLGDDHYELADVLSNLAGVLHLMGRSEEAAPLLADALRITRLRLGEDDSETILCANNLAAALEKTGEHERAEALYRDAMERSVRVLGEAHETTLSVMGNFALFLSETGRTEESLALGERTLSATEAALGSSSVGVLVSAYNLAGAYQGAGRFARAVELYERCVTMLPALPPGHWMVGVVEGGYGACLTAMGRFDEAEPRLLESHRVLLAALGAGHERTRTAVERLIALYEGAGREEEAARWRSSEPPP
- the gatB gene encoding Asp-tRNA(Asn)/Glu-tRNA(Gln) amidotransferase subunit GatB encodes the protein MRRFHGVVRVSARGWYDVSMAAARSMADVVSTEPIIGLEVHVELATRGKMFTRASNPAHPEFHDSGPNTLTDAVVLALPGTLPVMNRAAVEMAALVGLALGCTIAPLSRWDRKSYFYPDLPKGYQISQYDLPLCFDGVFELPATDAQGRIDPAGATRRIGIIRAHLEEDAGKLLHEAPGGGAIDFSIVDLNRAGTPLLEIVTAPDFRSADEATAFARLLRQTCRFLGVTEGVMQRGHVRFEPNVNCRLTLRDGRVVHTPIVEVKNLNSFRALHGAISHELTEQPRRWVADGREHGPGEKTTRGWDADRGATYVQREKEDAEDYRYFPDPDLPPVAMGEAWVERLRASLPELPVARVRRYCEGYDLSPAEASQLVEEREVCEFLDAAADGAVERGVARERAGRLAAGFVLQHGARLANERSTLVSRLGVSAEQLAAIVAMRDAGDLGSTAADELLALLCEPAHAGADPRVVAESRGLITVRDDAALDAWCERAIAENPRAAEDVRSGKQAAIGRLVGAVMKASGGAADANAARERLIEKLSNG
- a CDS encoding Nif3-like dinuclear metal center hexameric protein → MTTVQSLMDAMQRIAPLEYAEPWDKVGLQVGSPSRQLDGPVLLTIDLTERVLEEAIDRRARAIVAYHPPIFEPLNRVTDRTPRQRIILGAAESGIAIYSPHTALDAAPGGVTDWLCEGLSGGQGRVEGDCRALTPHGARDPEQEVKIVTFVPYAEAEKVRNALASAGAGIIGAYRVCSFGVTGTGTFLAGEGARPTVGTPGRLEEVSELRLEMVCSKRALPLAIDTLRKFHPYEEPAFDVYELVPKPLRGAGTGRRLTLDRPATMRELAQRLRGFLDRARIKVALVGEDRPIATLGVVPGSGGDLAALARREGCDAFITGEMTHHAVLGALHAGMSVLLAGHTNTERGYLPRLAERLRTLVAGVEIVVSTTDRDPLSEV